One segment of Dromaius novaehollandiae isolate bDroNov1 chromosome Z, bDroNov1.hap1, whole genome shotgun sequence DNA contains the following:
- the LOC135324730 gene encoding peptidylprolyl isomerase domain and WD repeat-containing protein 1, producing the protein MESSESERKRKLRDAAGAGGGGEAEAEAEDEERWVGPLPGEAAQAKKRRVLEFEHVYLENLPSASMYERSYMHRDVITHVACTKTDFIITASHDGHVKFWKKIEEGIEFVKHFRSHLGVIESIAVSSEGALFCSVGDDKAMKVFDVVNFDMINMLKLGYYPGQCEWVYCPGDAISSVATSEKSTGKIFIYDGRGNNQPLHVFDKLHTSSLTQIRLNPIYKVVVSSDKSGMIEYWTGTPHEYKFPKNVNWEYKTDTDLYEFAKCKAYPSSISFSPDGKKMATLGSDRKVRIFRFLTGKLMRVFDESLSMFTELQQMRQQLPDMEFGRRMAVERELEKVDAVRLINIVFDETGHFVLYGTMLGIKVINVETNRCIRILGKQENIRVMQLALFQGVAKKHRAAITIEMKASENPVLQNIQPDPTVICTAFKKNRFYMFTKREPEDTKSADSDRDVFNEKPSKEEVMAATQAEGPKRVSDSAIIHTSMGDIHIKLFPVECPKTVENFCVHSRNGYYNGHIFHRIIKGFMIQTGDPTGTGMGGESIWGGEFEDEFHSTLRHDRPYTLSMANAGPNTNGSQFFITVVPTPWLDNKHSVFGRVTKGMEVVQRISNVKVNPKTDKPYEDVSIINITVK; encoded by the exons ATGGAGTCGTCGGAATCGGAGCGCAAGAGGAAGCTGCGTGATGCGGCGGGAGCGGGtggcggcggcgaggcggaggcggaggcggaggacGAGGAGCGTTGGGTCGGGCCTCTGCCGGGGGAAGCCGCACAGGCGAAGAAGAGGAGAG TCCTTGAATTTGAACATGTCTATCTCGAAAATCTTCCAAGTGCTTCAATGTATGAACGCAGTTACATGCACAGAGATGTCATTACGCATGTAGCATGTACTAA GACAGATTTTATCATAACAGCCAGTCATGATGGACATGTAAAGTTCTGGAAAAAGATAGAAGAAGGGATTGAGTTTGTTAAACATTTCCGTAGCCACTTAG GAGTTATTGAGAGTATTGCTGTTAGTTCAGAGGGGGCTTTATTCTGTTCAGTTGGAGATGACAAAGCAATGAAGGTATTTGATGTGGTAAACTTCGATATGATCAACATGCTGAAGCTTGG CTATTACCCTGGCCAATGTGAATGGGTATATTGCCCTGGAGATGCCATATCTTCTGTTGCCACATCTGAGAAGAGCACaggaaaaatattcatatatgaTGGACGAGGAAATAACCAGCCACTTCATGTTTTTGATAAACTCCATACGTCCTCTCTTACTCAGATACGGTTGAACCCTATCTACAAAGTAGTAGTGTCTTCTGACAAATCTGGAATGATTGAGTACTGGACTGGTACTCCTCATGAATATAAATTTCCCAAGAATGTGAACTGGGAGTATAAAACAGATACTGATTTATACGAATTTGCTAAATGCAAGGCTTACCCATCCAGTATAAGTTTTTCACCCGATGGCAAGAAAATGGCCACTCTTGGGTCTGACAGAAAAGTTAGAATTTTCCGGTTCTTGACGGGGAAGCTCATGAGAGTCTTTGATGAATCTCTGAGT atgtTTACTGAACTTCAGCAGATGAGACAACAATTACCAGACATGGAGTTTGGCCGACGCATGGCTGTTGAGCGTGAGCTGGAGAAGGTGGATGCAGTAAGATTAATTAATATAGTTTTTGATGAAACTGGACACTTCGTTCTCTATGGAACAATGTTGGGCATTAAGGTCATAAATGTAGAGACTAACAG GTGTATTCGTATCTTGGGCAAACAAGAAAACATCAGGGTGATGCAACTAGCTTTGTTCCAAGGAGTAGCAAAGAAACATCGTGCTGCAATCACTATAGAGATGAAGGCATCTGAAAACCCTGTTCTCCAGAACATCCAGCCGGATCCAACAGTAATctgcacagcttttaaaaaaaataggttttataTG tttacTAAACGTGAACCAGAAGATACAAAGAGTGCAGATTCTGACAGAGATGTGTTTAATGAGAAACCTTCTAAAGAAGAGGTCATGGCAGCCACTCAGGCAGAAGGTCCCAAAAGAGTTTCAGACAGTGCCATTATCCACACAAGCATGGGAGACATTCACATCAAGCTTTTTCCTGTTGA GTGCCCCAAAACAGTGGAAAACTTCTGTGTGCACAGCAGAAATGGCTATTACAATGGACACATATTTCACCGTATTATCAAG GGTTTCATGATTCAGACTGGCGACCCCACAGGTACAGGAATGGGAGGTGAAAGTATTTGGGGAGGAGAATTTGAAGATGAGTTTCATTCAACTTTACGACACGATAGACCTTATACGCTCAGTATGGCTAATGCAGGACCAAATACCAATGGATCTCAGTTTTTTATAACAGTGGTGCCAACT CCTTGGCTAGACAACAAGCACAGCGTGTTTGGACGGGTGACTAAAGGAATGGAAGTTGTTCAGAGAATCTCAAATGTAAAAGTCAATCCCAAAACTGACAAACCCTATGAGGATGTCAGCATCATTAATATCACTGTGAAGTAA